AATGCCCAAATGATAAAAAATAACCGGGCCATGTCAAATACTATTCTTGCCGCTCCGCTATCAGTTATCAGTTCCCGACTCCTTTCCTGCCTCCGCGGTAAACGGCTCGGCCTCTATTTTATCGCCTTTTTTGACCATGATCTCAATCTTTTTCTCAACCTCGTTCAACCTGGCGGAGCAGAATGAAATCAGGCGCATGCCTTTTTCGTATTGCTCCATCATTTTTTCAAGGGAGAGCGACCCGCTTTCCATGTTCTGCACGATTTCCTCCAACTGCGCGAGGGACTTGTCAAAACTCAATTCTTTTTCGGTTTTTTTGCTCATTATTTTACCTCTCTACCTCTCATTGTTTGCGCGCAATGTCAATCATCCGGGTTGGATCCATCCAAACGGCAGGCGGCGACGTCGGATTCCACGATTCCCCCGGCCAGACGCGTGGTGAGCCTTTCGCCGGGGCGCGTTTGCGCGGCCGATTTCAGGATGCGTCCGTTTGGCAGGCAGGTTATGCTGTAGCCCCGCTCAAGCACGGCGAGCGGGTTCATGCTTTTCATCAGGGTTTCTAGGCGCTGCAAGCCGGCTTTGCGCGCCCGGGCCAGGTCAACGGCGGCATGGCCGAGGCGCAGATTGAATTCATCCACGGTCTGCAGTTTTTCCCGCAAAGTGTTCCGCAGGGCGTGCTCAAGCCGGCTGGCGATATGGGCCAGCCGTTCATGCATTTGCCGGGCGATATTGCCTGGTTCGCGGAACACGTAACTGTTTCCGGCGGCGGAGAGCCTGGCCCTGAGAATCTGCGCGTGTTCGCGCGCGGTTCGCTGAAGGCGGCGGGAAAGGTTGTCCAGGGCGGCCTCAAAATCCGCCTTGCGTCCGATCACCAGTTCGGCCGCGGCCGACGGGGTGGGCGCCCGCAAATCGGCGGCAAAATCGCAAATGGTGAAATCGGTTTCGTGTCCGACCGCCGAAATGACCGGGATGGATGAACGCGCCACAGCCCGCGCCGTCATTTCCTCGTTGAATGCCCGGAGGTCCTCCAGGCTTCCCCCGCCGCGTCCGACTATGAGGACGTCCATCTCGCCCTGCGCGTTGAAAAAGTCAATCGCCGCCGCGATTTCGGCGGCGGCCCCTTCGCCCTGCACCCGGACCGGGAAAAGCGCGACATGCAGGTTGGAAAACCGGCGCGCGATGATGTTCAGAATGTCATGAATGGCCGCCCCGGAGGGGGAGGTTACGACGCCGATATGCCGGGGCAGGAGCGGAATTGGTTTTTTGCGGCTTTGGTCAAAAAGTCCCTCGCCGGCGAGTTTTTTCTTCAGCGCTTCAAACGCGGCCTGGAGCGCGCCGTCCCCGGCCGGTTCCGCGCGGCGGGCAATGATCTGGTATTGCCCGCTTTTTTCATAAACGCTGATCCGGCCGAAAAGCCGGGCCTGTATGCCGTCCTTCAATTCGCACCTGGCCTCCGCCTGGCTGCCGCGGAACATGACGGCGGCGACTTGCGAATTTTCGTCCTTGAGCGTGAAATACCAGTGGCCGGAGGCCGGCCGGCGCAGGTTGGAAATCTCGCCTTCCACCCACAATTCGCCGACTTCGTTTTCAAGGATGATTTTAATGAGGCGCGTCAGTTCGGCCACCCGGTATATTTTGCGTTTATCGGCGTTCATATTTCCATTCAGGCGCAAAACCAGGTGAGTCAGTTGCAAA
The sequence above is drawn from the Kiritimatiellia bacterium genome and encodes:
- the xseB gene encoding exodeoxyribonuclease VII small subunit; protein product: MSKKTEKELSFDKSLAQLEEIVQNMESGSLSLEKMMEQYEKGMRLISFCSARLNEVEKKIEIMVKKGDKIEAEPFTAEAGKESGTDN
- the xseA gene encoding exodeoxyribonuclease VII large subunit, with the translated sequence MNADKRKIYRVAELTRLIKIILENEVGELWVEGEISNLRRPASGHWYFTLKDENSQVAAVMFRGSQAEARCELKDGIQARLFGRISVYEKSGQYQIIARRAEPAGDGALQAAFEALKKKLAGEGLFDQSRKKPIPLLPRHIGVVTSPSGAAIHDILNIIARRFSNLHVALFPVRVQGEGAAAEIAAAIDFFNAQGEMDVLIVGRGGGSLEDLRAFNEEMTARAVARSSIPVISAVGHETDFTICDFAADLRAPTPSAAAELVIGRKADFEAALDNLSRRLQRTAREHAQILRARLSAAGNSYVFREPGNIARQMHERLAHIASRLEHALRNTLREKLQTVDEFNLRLGHAAVDLARARKAGLQRLETLMKSMNPLAVLERGYSITCLPNGRILKSAAQTRPGERLTTRLAGGIVESDVAACRLDGSNPDD